The Gammaproteobacteria bacterium genome window below encodes:
- a CDS encoding DUF3754 domain-containing protein — protein sequence MHFIPCSRHVLVNKCCKLLEEKEQRQFRSFAEILNAYVHFKAQKNLELMKQSYANFNPNNETPAYPKLTDDEERQQASILANTLKRVLLNANYQELSKQDIEKALNQSSLVPVNTQVDLDDYERILLFYRGSNVKQVTIKRFFRKKQISFDNYDYVSVLLEIKSQQYFEAKEKQKNELNFKPGKVYLYLYKNIPHYDLELLFPNVKISMNLRDKLMLIIPALGAAIPMLIKILPALGLLVGAIALVVFGWNLGGHFDVDVSDPKAVYPLLLAALTACVALGGFAARQYIKYKSKRLEFLKKVTDVLFFKSLDVCQGVLNAVVDAAEEEQSKEMLLIYYLLMLEDKALSIEEISLKLNSWTKDQLSTSTEVKVEPALEQLTNLQAALDSGHTISVVENIADDQYRASDIESAKRTIDYIWDHAFQYANQ from the coding sequence ATGCACTTTATTCCTTGCAGTCGCCATGTGCTAGTAAACAAATGCTGTAAATTGCTTGAGGAAAAAGAACAGCGGCAGTTCAGGTCCTTTGCTGAAATTCTTAATGCTTATGTGCATTTTAAAGCGCAAAAAAATCTGGAGTTAATGAAGCAATCATACGCTAACTTTAATCCAAATAATGAAACTCCAGCATATCCTAAATTAACAGATGACGAAGAACGACAACAGGCTAGCATTCTAGCTAACACTCTCAAAAGAGTCTTGCTGAATGCAAATTATCAAGAGTTAAGCAAGCAGGATATCGAAAAAGCATTGAACCAGTCTTCTTTGGTTCCGGTTAATACTCAAGTTGATTTAGATGATTATGAACGTATTTTATTATTTTATCGTGGCAGCAATGTTAAACAGGTAACTATAAAACGCTTTTTTAGAAAAAAACAAATTAGTTTCGATAATTACGATTATGTTTCTGTTTTGTTAGAAATAAAATCACAGCAATACTTTGAAGCAAAAGAAAAACAAAAGAATGAACTTAATTTTAAACCTGGGAAAGTTTATCTATATTTATATAAAAATATTCCACATTATGATTTAGAGCTTTTGTTCCCTAATGTGAAAATCAGCATGAACTTACGCGATAAACTGATGCTAATCATTCCAGCATTGGGTGCTGCCATACCGATGTTAATTAAAATATTACCGGCTTTAGGTTTGTTAGTGGGGGCAATTGCATTAGTAGTGTTTGGTTGGAACCTGGGCGGACATTTTGACGTAGATGTAAGTGACCCTAAGGCGGTTTATCCATTATTGTTAGCTGCCTTGACGGCTTGTGTGGCCTTGGGAGGTTTTGCAGCCAGACAGTATATAAAATATAAAAGTAAACGTTTAGAGTTTCTGAAAAAAGTAACAGACGTGTTATTTTTTAAGAGCCTTGATGTCTGTCAAGGTGTATTAAATGCTGTTGTGGATGCTGCTGAAGAAGAGCAAAGCAAAGAGATGCTACTAATATACTACTTATTGATGCTGGAAGATAAGGCGCTTAGTATAGAAGAAATTAGCCTCAAGCTAAATAGTTGGACTAAGGATCAACTTTCTACAAGTACAGAAGTCAAAGTTGAGCCAGCGTTAGAGCAGTTAACGAACTTACAAGCAGCTTTGGATTCGGGGCATACGATCTCGGTAGTTGAAAATATTGCCGACGATCAATATCGTGCATCTGACATTGAATCTGCAAAACGCACTATTGATTATATTTGGGACCATGCATTTCAATATGCAAATCAATAA
- a CDS encoding RelA/SpoT family protein, which translates to MATVAGSAAGSVDKSASSSISTNQSSRFLISDLCALLEGYLDSEHVKKIYKAYLFSANAHEGQTRLSGEPYIYHPISVAKVLAEMHMDAETIQAAILHDVIEDTETAKDQINNEFGDEVANLVDGVSKLTHLEFESKLEAQAENFRKMMLAMVKDVRVIIIKLADRLHNMRTLDVMRLDKQKRIARETLDIYAPIALRLGMHGLRVELEELCFKAVWPKRYEVLKDVTRRTNINRDSLLQEVEKNICERLEQANIVSRIHGREKNIYSIYRKMKDKHLQFSEVYDVFAFRIIVDSVDTCYRVLGVIHNLYKPVPEKFKDYIAIPKKNAYQSLHTILFGPKGMPIEVQVRSKEMDQVAESGIAAHWMYKDASDDHAAPHIRTREWLNSVSEMQNRSGSSLEFLESVKVDLYRDEIYVFTPAGDIMELPTNSTTIDFAYAVHTDIGNQCVAAKINRRLESLSTVLQNGQTVEIITSPSGRPNPAWLNFVVTAKARSNIRSFLKNLQSDEALELGKRLLNKALRAYDKSWQDISAREQANLLKDLQLESEEQLFHEIGLGNRMAPFVAKHIESLRGSWIKLRRKSESKHPLAIHGTEGMVVSFGKCCYPIPGDAIIGIMTAGKGLVVHHIKCENTKRKTTSRDKWIHVYWSNDITNEFTAEISIRTANEPGVLAVVAATISEAGSNIENIVFDEKLGSTTMITVLLTVKDRVHLARIMRTIRNVPQIYKVKRTQ; encoded by the coding sequence ATGGCAACTGTCGCAGGGTCTGCTGCTGGATCAGTCGATAAATCCGCAAGCTCAAGTATTTCTACAAATCAGTCTTCACGGTTCTTAATCAGTGATCTATGCGCTCTATTAGAGGGCTATTTAGATTCTGAGCACGTAAAAAAAATCTACAAAGCGTACCTTTTTAGTGCCAATGCACATGAAGGCCAAACACGTCTTTCCGGCGAACCATATATTTATCATCCGATTTCTGTTGCTAAAGTTTTAGCTGAAATGCACATGGATGCAGAAACTATTCAAGCAGCAATTTTGCATGATGTTATTGAAGATACGGAAACTGCAAAAGATCAGATTAATAATGAGTTTGGTGATGAGGTTGCAAACCTGGTCGATGGCGTAAGCAAGCTAACTCATCTTGAGTTTGAATCAAAATTAGAAGCACAAGCTGAAAATTTCCGCAAAATGATGCTTGCAATGGTTAAAGACGTGCGTGTCATTATCATTAAGCTTGCAGATCGTTTACACAATATGCGTACTCTCGATGTGATGAGACTTGATAAACAAAAACGCATCGCACGAGAAACGTTAGATATTTATGCTCCTATTGCATTGCGATTAGGTATGCATGGGTTACGTGTTGAGCTAGAAGAGCTTTGTTTTAAGGCAGTGTGGCCAAAAAGATATGAAGTACTCAAAGATGTGACCCGTCGTACCAATATAAATCGAGATTCGTTATTGCAAGAAGTTGAAAAAAATATCTGTGAGCGACTAGAACAGGCTAATATCGTTAGTAGAATTCACGGCCGCGAAAAAAACATCTATAGCATCTATCGTAAGATGAAAGATAAGCATCTGCAGTTCTCTGAAGTTTATGACGTATTTGCATTTCGAATTATCGTAGACAGTGTAGATACTTGCTATCGAGTACTAGGTGTAATTCATAACTTGTATAAACCTGTGCCTGAGAAATTTAAAGATTACATTGCCATTCCGAAAAAAAATGCTTACCAGTCTTTGCATACTATTTTATTTGGTCCAAAAGGTATGCCTATAGAAGTTCAAGTGCGCTCGAAAGAAATGGATCAAGTAGCTGAGTCTGGAATTGCAGCGCATTGGATGTATAAGGATGCTAGTGATGACCACGCTGCACCACATATTCGTACCCGTGAGTGGCTGAATAGTGTATCCGAGATGCAAAACCGTTCCGGCAGTTCTCTAGAATTTTTAGAGAGTGTCAAAGTTGATTTATATCGAGATGAAATCTATGTCTTCACCCCTGCTGGCGATATTATGGAATTACCGACTAACTCTACAACTATTGATTTTGCATATGCTGTGCATACGGATATTGGAAACCAGTGTGTGGCTGCAAAAATAAATCGACGCTTAGAGTCACTTAGCACTGTATTACAAAATGGCCAAACTGTAGAGATCATTACTTCGCCTAGTGGGCGCCCCAATCCTGCGTGGTTGAACTTTGTAGTTACTGCAAAAGCGCGATCCAATATACGTAGTTTCTTGAAAAACTTGCAGAGCGATGAAGCATTAGAGCTTGGCAAACGTTTACTGAATAAAGCTTTAAGAGCGTATGACAAATCATGGCAAGATATTAGTGCTCGAGAGCAAGCAAATCTTTTAAAAGATTTGCAGTTAGAGTCAGAAGAGCAATTATTTCATGAAATTGGCTTGGGTAATCGAATGGCGCCGTTTGTGGCCAAACATATTGAATCATTACGTGGTAGTTGGATTAAGTTGCGACGTAAAAGTGAAAGTAAGCATCCACTCGCTATTCATGGCACGGAAGGTATGGTGGTGAGTTTTGGTAAATGTTGCTATCCAATTCCGGGAGATGCCATTATAGGAATCATGACAGCAGGTAAAGGCTTAGTGGTGCACCATATAAAATGTGAAAATACTAAACGTAAAACTACCAGTCGTGATAAATGGATTCATGTGTACTGGTCAAATGATATCACTAATGAATTCACAGCAGAAATTTCTATACGTACGGCAAATGAGCCGGGAGTATTGGCAGTAGTGGCAGCTACAATTTCCGAAGCAGGTTCAAACATTGAAAATATCGTGTTTGATGAAAAACTAGGCTCAACTACGATGATTACGGTATTGTTAACCGTTAAAGATCGTGTTCATCTTGCGCGTATCATGCGCACGATCCGTAATGTTCCACAGATTTACAAAGTAAAACGTACTCAATAA
- a CDS encoding OmpA family protein: MKILQKINIAGIIFLSIILAACSTINPYTGEKQASKAVIGAGAGAATGAVVGLITGDDSRERRKHALIGAGVGALAGGAVGYYMDVQEAKLRQKLAGTGVSVTRDGDNIILNMPGNVTFATNSADINGDFFAVLDSVTIVVDEFDKTLVEVMGHTDSTGANEYNQTLSEKRANAVSKYFQSREIQPLRLATYGYGEDYPVASNDDSTGRSQNRRVEIALVPLTKS; encoded by the coding sequence ATGAAAATATTACAAAAAATTAACATTGCGGGAATTATATTTTTATCAATAATTCTTGCTGCATGTTCCACTATTAATCCGTACACAGGTGAAAAGCAAGCTAGTAAAGCCGTAATTGGCGCAGGCGCAGGCGCAGCTACAGGAGCAGTGGTAGGGCTGATTACTGGCGATGATAGTCGAGAACGACGTAAGCACGCATTAATTGGCGCAGGCGTGGGTGCTTTGGCTGGCGGTGCAGTGGGCTACTATATGGATGTGCAAGAAGCAAAATTAAGACAAAAACTTGCTGGCACTGGTGTTAGTGTAACTCGTGACGGTGACAATATAATTTTAAATATGCCTGGAAATGTAACCTTTGCTACAAATAGCGCGGATATTAATGGCGATTTTTTCGCGGTATTGGATTCAGTAACTATTGTGGTGGACGAATTTGATAAAACCTTAGTTGAGGTTATGGGACATACCGATAGCACCGGTGCTAATGAGTATAATCAAACATTGTCTGAAAAGCGTGCAAATGCGGTCTCAAAATATTTTCAAAGTAGAGAAATTCAACCGCTACGTTTAGCAACTTATGGTTATGGCGAAGATTATCCCGTCGCAAGTAATGATGATTCTACTGGACGTTCTCAAAATCGTAGAGTCGAAATTGCTTTGGTGCCACTTACCAAGAGCTAA
- a CDS encoding phosphate ABC transporter ATP-binding protein, translating to MTMAAPKISQDVLLNKGGQNIEEETACFECREFGLYYGAAQALKNINLVIPEKRVTAFIGPSGCGKSTLLRCMNRMNDLIDIVRLEGYMFLHGEDINTKSVNVAELRRKVGMVFQKPNPFPKTIYENVAYGLRLQGVNKKRVLDERVEWALKGAALWDEVKDRLQDNALGLSGGQQQRLVIARSIAIQPEVILLDEPASALDPVSTLKIEELIIQLKEQYTVVIVTHNMQQAARVSDYTAFLYLGELIEFGATDQLFTNPKEKQTEDYITGRYG from the coding sequence ATGACTATGGCCGCACCAAAAATTTCACAAGACGTATTACTCAATAAGGGTGGTCAAAATATTGAGGAGGAAACTGCTTGTTTTGAATGTAGAGAATTTGGTTTGTATTACGGTGCTGCCCAAGCACTTAAAAACATCAATTTAGTTATCCCTGAGAAACGTGTAACCGCGTTTATTGGTCCGAGTGGCTGCGGTAAATCAACCTTGTTGCGTTGTATGAATCGCATGAATGATTTAATAGATATCGTGCGTTTAGAAGGCTATATGTTTCTGCATGGTGAAGATATTAATACTAAATCCGTTAATGTTGCCGAATTGCGACGTAAAGTAGGCATGGTATTTCAAAAACCCAATCCATTTCCTAAAACGATTTATGAAAATGTTGCCTATGGTTTGCGTTTGCAAGGTGTAAATAAGAAAAGAGTATTAGATGAGCGAGTAGAGTGGGCGCTCAAGGGTGCAGCTTTATGGGATGAAGTAAAAGATCGTTTACAAGATAACGCTCTAGGGCTTTCTGGCGGTCAGCAACAACGCTTAGTCATTGCACGCTCTATTGCAATTCAGCCAGAGGTTATCCTTCTAGATGAACCCGCATCAGCGTTAGATCCGGTTTCCACTTTGAAAATTGAAGAATTAATTATTCAGTTAAAGGAACAGTACACGGTAGTAATTGTCACGCATAACATGCAACAAGCCGCACGGGTTTCGGATTACACCGCGTTTTTATATTTGGGCGAACTGATCGAATTCGGGGCGACCGATCAATTATTTACCAACCCAAAAGAAAAACAAACTGAAGATTATATTACCGGTCGTTACGGCTAA
- a CDS encoding guanylate kinase — translation MSDGSLFIISAPSGAGKTSLVKALVDSISNVVVSISHTTRERRPGEVDGENYFFVPYKIFLQMIKQNEFLEYAKVFDQFYGTSLSSVEEQLDQGLKVILEIDWQGAEQVREQIKGTQSIFILPPSKAELEARLRGRGQDSEETIARRMRDAESEISHFQEFNNIVLNDNFGDALRDLTALVVGEGEYQPISEDTLQALTEDLLPKH, via the coding sequence ATGAGTGACGGTAGTTTGTTTATCATTTCTGCACCGTCAGGAGCAGGAAAGACAAGCTTGGTAAAAGCACTTGTTGATTCTATTTCTAACGTGGTGGTTTCTATCTCACACACTACGCGAGAAAGGCGCCCTGGAGAGGTGGATGGTGAAAACTATTTTTTCGTCCCTTATAAAATATTTTTGCAAATGATCAAACAAAATGAATTTCTAGAATACGCAAAGGTGTTTGATCAATTTTATGGCACTTCACTGTCGTCAGTAGAAGAACAATTAGATCAAGGTTTAAAAGTGATACTCGAAATTGACTGGCAAGGGGCAGAGCAAGTGCGTGAACAGATTAAAGGAACACAATCTATATTCATACTGCCTCCTTCAAAAGCAGAGCTGGAAGCCCGATTACGTGGGCGAGGTCAGGATAGTGAAGAAACTATTGCACGTAGAATGCGAGATGCGGAAAGTGAAATTAGTCATTTTCAAGAGTTCAATAATATTGTTCTAAATGATAATTTTGGTGATGCTTTGCGAGACCTTACTGCATTAGTGGTAGGTGAGGGTGAATATCAGCCTATCAGTGAGGATACTTTGCAAGCCCTTACAGAAGATTTGTTGCCGAAACACTAG
- a CDS encoding RidA family protein, which translates to MAREIIATDQAPQAIGTYSQAVKVNSTVYLSGQIPLVPATMEVVEGDMRKQISQVFDNLQAVTKAAGGSLDKLAKVNIFLTDLSHFPLVNEVMAEYFSEPYPARAAVGVASLPKGVAVEMDAIMELG; encoded by the coding sequence ATGGCTAGGGAAATTATCGCTACTGATCAGGCGCCACAAGCGATTGGCACGTATTCACAAGCAGTGAAAGTAAATTCTACTGTGTATTTATCAGGACAAATTCCACTAGTTCCTGCAACGATGGAAGTGGTAGAAGGTGATATGCGCAAACAAATCAGTCAAGTGTTTGATAACCTGCAAGCCGTTACCAAAGCTGCGGGCGGCTCATTAGATAAGTTAGCTAAAGTTAATATATTTTTAACCGACTTGAGCCATTTCCCACTAGTGAACGAAGTGATGGCCGAATATTTTTCAGAACCCTATCCAGCGCGTGCTGCCGTTGGTGTTGCTTCTTTGCCTAAAGGGGTCGCTGTGGAAATGGATGCCATAATGGAATTAGGCTGA
- the pstA gene encoding phosphate ABC transporter permease PstA, protein MPSNKSHKDPFYKSGTPWIWLNAGAVTISVIMVVGLLALIAVRGLGHFWPKTVYEIEYLNNDEIVQVIGERVESEEVLKQRILEPGVKVDSDDDIIERSLIKVGNRDSLGVDFMLTVTPNEKKVNKPEDVLVLERTQWGNFYGFLKEIKSDNKVLNLYEDIKWQDLEERLDRVAELRERIEHIEKVEIGRVNYQIEKLRLKQRGLEKDGVTDLEKFKPIENARTEFNAEYEILKSELNSLYKEMSRDSITATIMGDKEVEVKLADVVKAYRPNAMGLLDKIFFYIKTFWGFITDDPREANTEGGIFPAIFGTVLTVLLMSVVVMPFGVIAAIYLREYAKQGFLTRLVRISVNNLAGVPSIVYGVFGLGFFVYIVGGTIDELFYSEALPSPTFGSGGLLWASLTLALLTVPVVIVATEEGLSRIPRAIREGSLALGATKAETLWRTILPMASPAIMTGLILSIARAAGEVAPLMLVGVVKLAPSLPLDGNAPFIHLERKFMHLGFHIYDVGFQSPNVEAARPLVYATALILVLVIVILNLAAIYTRNHLREKYKDLEQN, encoded by the coding sequence ATGCCTAGTAATAAATCTCATAAAGATCCATTTTATAAATCCGGTACCCCATGGATTTGGTTAAACGCTGGTGCGGTAACCATTAGTGTAATTATGGTAGTGGGCTTATTAGCACTGATTGCGGTGCGCGGGTTAGGGCACTTTTGGCCAAAAACAGTTTATGAAATTGAATACCTGAATAACGATGAAATTGTTCAAGTCATAGGAGAGCGTGTTGAATCTGAAGAGGTATTAAAACAAAGAATACTAGAGCCGGGTGTAAAGGTAGACAGTGACGATGACATCATTGAGCGTAGTTTAATAAAAGTTGGTAATCGTGATTCCTTAGGTGTGGATTTCATGTTAACCGTTACACCTAATGAGAAGAAGGTGAATAAACCAGAAGATGTTTTGGTGTTGGAGCGCACACAATGGGGTAACTTTTACGGATTTCTGAAGGAAATTAAAAGTGACAATAAAGTACTAAATCTCTACGAAGATATTAAATGGCAAGATTTAGAAGAGCGTTTAGATCGGGTTGCTGAATTAAGAGAAAGAATTGAACATATAGAAAAAGTTGAAATTGGACGAGTTAATTATCAAATTGAAAAGCTACGTTTAAAACAACGTGGTCTTGAGAAAGATGGCGTTACCGATCTAGAAAAATTTAAGCCGATTGAAAATGCTCGGACAGAGTTTAACGCTGAATATGAAATACTAAAGAGTGAGTTGAATTCTCTTTATAAGGAGATGTCGCGAGATAGTATTACGGCAACCATCATGGGTGACAAAGAGGTAGAAGTTAAACTTGCGGATGTCGTGAAAGCCTATCGTCCTAATGCAATGGGTCTGCTAGATAAAATATTCTTTTACATTAAGACCTTTTGGGGATTTATTACCGATGATCCAAGAGAAGCCAATACCGAAGGTGGAATCTTCCCAGCTATTTTTGGGACCGTGCTTACCGTATTATTGATGTCAGTGGTAGTAATGCCATTTGGGGTTATTGCAGCCATTTATTTGCGTGAATATGCAAAGCAGGGTTTCTTAACTCGTTTAGTCAGAATCTCCGTAAACAATCTTGCTGGGGTGCCTTCCATTGTGTATGGCGTATTTGGTCTTGGTTTTTTTGTCTATATTGTTGGCGGCACGATAGACGAATTATTTTATTCTGAAGCACTACCTTCACCTACTTTTGGTTCAGGTGGATTGTTGTGGGCATCCCTTACCCTTGCGTTACTAACAGTGCCAGTTGTAATTGTTGCCACTGAAGAAGGTTTGTCGCGTATTCCAAGAGCAATTCGAGAAGGTTCGCTTGCATTGGGCGCTACCAAAGCAGAAACGTTGTGGCGTACTATTTTGCCGATGGCGAGTCCTGCAATTATGACGGGTCTAATTCTTTCAATTGCACGTGCTGCGGGTGAAGTAGCGCCGTTAATGTTGGTAGGAGTAGTCAAGCTTGCGCCTTCATTGCCGCTAGATGGTAATGCGCCGTTTATTCATTTGGAACGGAAATTTATGCATTTAGGCTTTCATATTTATGACGTAGGTTTTCAAAGCCCTAATGTAGAGGCTGCGCGTCCATTAGTGTATGCAACTGCGTTAATACTTGTGCTCGTAATTGTGATTCTTAATTTAGCTGCAATTTACACAAGAAATCATTTAAGAGAAAAGTATAAAGATTTAGAGCAAAACTAA
- the phoU gene encoding phosphate signaling complex protein PhoU, translated as MVYQDIGQHISHQFDEDLESLRSKVLNMGGMVEKQVENALIALTRSDSSLAEEVATSDYKINSMEVAIDEECTQVIARRQPTASDLRLVVTVIKTITDLERIGDEAEKIGRHGVKLATVERTPSYFMEIKHLGEQVRKMLHESLDAFARMDTDAALAIAQGDREINEEYDALVRQLITHMMEDHSAIKRALRVMWCARSLERIGDHAKNICEYVIYTVAGTDVRHTSFEQVKNELTDTDK; from the coding sequence ATGGTTTATCAAGATATCGGACAACACATCTCTCATCAATTTGATGAAGATTTAGAATCACTACGTAGCAAAGTGTTAAACATGGGCGGCATGGTTGAAAAACAAGTCGAAAATGCATTGATTGCTCTAACGCGATCAGATAGTAGTTTGGCAGAAGAAGTGGCTACAAGTGATTACAAGATTAATTCAATGGAAGTTGCAATTGATGAAGAGTGCACGCAAGTTATTGCGCGACGCCAACCTACTGCAAGTGACTTACGTCTTGTTGTAACGGTAATTAAAACAATAACAGATTTAGAAAGAATTGGTGATGAGGCTGAGAAGATTGGTCGACATGGAGTAAAACTTGCAACCGTTGAACGCACACCTTCTTATTTTATGGAAATAAAACATTTGGGTGAGCAAGTTCGAAAAATGTTGCATGAGAGTTTGGATGCATTTGCAAGAATGGACACTGATGCTGCATTAGCCATTGCACAAGGTGATCGAGAAATCAATGAAGAATATGACGCTTTAGTACGTCAGCTAATTACTCATATGATGGAAGATCACAGCGCTATCAAACGCGCTTTGCGAGTTATGTGGTGCGCTCGTTCGTTAGAACGAATTGGCGATCATGCCAAGAATATCTGTGAGTATGTTATTTATACTGTGGCAGGAACTGACGTTCGCCATACAAGTTTTGAGCAGGTAAAAAATGAACTTACGGATACAGATAAGTAA
- a CDS encoding DUF4332 domain-containing protein, which yields MANHKIEAVEGIGPKYAEMLAKAGITDTNGLLEAGCSAAGRKDCAGKSGCSESQILKWVNMCDLFRIKGVGEEYSELLEVSGVDTVKELRNRVPENLTAKMEEVNAEKNLVRRVPTLKEVTAWVEHAKELPPKVTH from the coding sequence ATGGCAAATCATAAAATAGAAGCAGTTGAAGGAATTGGCCCGAAATATGCTGAAATGTTAGCCAAGGCAGGCATTACTGATACAAATGGTTTATTGGAGGCAGGTTGTTCCGCTGCAGGCCGCAAAGATTGTGCGGGGAAATCAGGCTGTAGTGAGAGCCAGATTCTTAAATGGGTTAATATGTGTGACTTATTTAGAATTAAGGGAGTAGGCGAAGAATACTCTGAACTTTTAGAAGTATCAGGTGTTGATACGGTAAAAGAACTTCGCAACCGAGTTCCTGAAAACCTCACCGCTAAAATGGAAGAGGTCAATGCAGAGAAGAATTTAGTGAGGAGAGTCCCTACATTGAAGGAAGTTACTGCTTGGGTCGAGCATGCCAAAGAGCTGCCACCAAAAGTAACGCACTAA
- the rpoZ gene encoding DNA-directed RNA polymerase subunit omega gives MARVTVEDCLDHVENRFKLVLLASKRARQLSMGTEPLVEWENDKSTVVALREIELGLVNEEMMEAALAKPLDDDLPFDEDDLAAALHAEISRELTQPAPEGQVTGQLSAEPPANPFGSSQSVPDASPSLGESSIPSLHQAETSAAAETLSMEELLAKELAASSNDSSESSDTSDNSNPFGERAESNSSDYGIPTPSSTPDPSTDGD, from the coding sequence ATGGCCCGTGTGACGGTAGAAGATTGTCTTGATCATGTAGAAAATCGCTTCAAGCTAGTATTACTAGCCAGCAAGCGCGCCCGTCAACTCTCTATGGGTACTGAACCATTAGTGGAATGGGAAAATGATAAGTCTACGGTAGTTGCATTACGTGAAATAGAGCTTGGGCTAGTTAATGAGGAAATGATGGAAGCGGCATTGGCAAAACCATTAGACGATGATTTGCCATTTGATGAAGATGATCTTGCAGCTGCTTTACATGCCGAGATAAGTCGTGAACTCACTCAACCTGCACCTGAAGGGCAAGTGACTGGCCAGCTGTCAGCCGAGCCGCCGGCGAACCCATTTGGCAGTTCACAAAGTGTACCTGACGCGAGTCCATCATTGGGCGAATCATCAATACCTTCACTACACCAAGCCGAAACTTCTGCAGCAGCAGAGACTTTATCTATGGAAGAGCTATTGGCTAAAGAGCTTGCAGCAAGCTCTAATGATTCTTCCGAATCTTCTGACACTTCCGATAATAGTAATCCTTTTGGTGAACGTGCAGAAAGTAATTCTTCTGATTATGGGATACCAACACCTTCTTCAACTCCGGATCCATCAACAGATGGGGACTAA
- a CDS encoding GlsB/YeaQ/YmgE family stress response membrane protein, giving the protein MGFLTWIVLGGIVGAIAKLIMPGKDPGGFIVTILLGIAGAFVGGYISTLLGFGSVTGFNIISLVIAVVGALILLLLYRMIKK; this is encoded by the coding sequence ATGGGTTTTTTAACTTGGATAGTGCTTGGCGGCATAGTTGGCGCCATTGCAAAATTGATTATGCCTGGAAAGGATCCTGGCGGCTTCATTGTGACCATTCTGCTTGGCATCGCCGGCGCATTTGTCGGAGGCTACATTAGTACTTTGCTAGGTTTTGGATCTGTAACGGGTTTCAATATAATCAGCTTAGTTATTGCTGTAGTGGGCGCATTGATATTGTTATTGCTTTATCGAATGATAAAAAAGTAA